Genomic segment of Arachis hypogaea cultivar Tifrunner chromosome 11, arahy.Tifrunner.gnm2.J5K5, whole genome shotgun sequence:
TTACTTTGTAATTTtcgcatgttttacttttatgcaaacaaggtgtttgtgaaaatgccaaatctatattttgagtagatttttccaccttggcttgtggtttgagttcctaggatactagagtcataatgtccgacatttagtggtaattcttgggtagttagttgactcttgtttccattgacgctagccttttatcaactagtttggtaagttggttaggacttatggattaaggtcaattatgcttgcttgatttactccttgatggttggggttaactaagcgagattgactcatgatcattaccatagttgtggttatggcgatgataggattccttggactctcattcccaagtcaaggctctttattacatttatagcattttcactactTTTGATCTCATCttctctttacttgcattaaGTACAATTTTGATCATTCCTTAGTTCTTTGATTTCTTAGTTCCCTTAATCTTTTGTTTTTTGATTTGCAAAACCCCTTTTTGCCTTAACAACCAAGGAAGTAACATTTCGATTGCATCCTAGGGAAGAACAAGCCGAGGTTtcattactctcggtttatatttgaattgaattaaactttgatgtCTGGGATTGAATTTCCGGTttgggctatacttgcaacgaaccgCTTATTCTACTTTTGAGAAATTCCAAACCAGTGCAAATCCCAATCATCATCTTTCAAGAGAAAGATCTCCAACTCCTTGTTATTCTTCATCTTCACACCATGATAGAGTTTCAACCAGTGGCCATTGACCTTGAAAAAGGTAGGGCTTGAGGGATGACTCAAGTGGACAACTCCATACGGTTCAACCTTCTTCACCACATATGGTCCATCCCACCTTGACCTCAGTTTGCTCGGCATTAATCTCAACCTTGAGTTATAGAGAAGGACTTGATCCCCAGctctaaactctcttctcttgatgttctGATCATGTACCACCTTCACCTTTTCTTTGTAGAGCCTTGAAATTTCATAAGCCTCTAGCCAAATGAACTCCAATTCTTCCAGTTGCAGTTTTCTTTCAACTCCGGCTCCTTCCAATCCTAAGATACATTCCTTCACAGCCCtataagccttgtgttccacctctaccggaaggtgacaagcctttctgtGGACTAGTCGAAACGGACTCATGCCAATCGGTGTCTTGTAAGTCGTTTGATAAGCCCATAGCGCATCTCCAAGCCTAGAGCTCCAATCCCTTCTATGAGGTTTAACTATCTTCTCAAGTATGCGCTTAATCTCTCTATTAGACACTTTGGCCTGGCCATTTGTTTAGGGATGATAAGCCGTTGCCACCTTGTGAATAATGCCATGGTTATTCATCAAACCTGttattattttgttacaaaaatgagagccttgatcactcacgatcgctcgtggtgatccaaagtggcaAATGATGTTATTTCGCACAAAAGAAACAACCATGTTAGcttcatcagtacgggtagaaattgcttccacccacttagaaACATAATCAACTACTAACAGAATATATATGAAACCATTCGAGTTTggaaagggacccatgaagtcaatacatcaaacataaaaaatttcacaaaacaacatGAGTTgttctcatccctcttggatatgtttccaaacctttggcatcTGTGGCAAGAGTTACAGAAAAGATTTGTATCTTTAAAGAGTGTGGGCCACCAAATCTgtagtctaagatttttcttgcagttctttgagggccaaagtggccaccactttCAGAAGAGTGGCACACCTCCAAGATAGACTAAATTTCAGATTGTGGAACACACCTCCTAATTATTTGGTCGgcaccacatctccacaaatatggatcatcccatatgtaatatttggactcgctcttgagcttgtccttttgatgtatagaaaaatttggaggaaaggtgtgactgaccaaataattagcaatgggtgcataccaaggaaccacctcggatattgcttgcaagctatcaagaggaaatgcatcattgataggagtggagtcacttttgatatgctctaggcgactcaagtggtctgcaacTAAATTTTGGGAACCATTCCTATCCTTGatctctaaatcaaactcttgTAATAGCAATATCCAACAGATTAACCTTGGCTTTGATTCTTTCTTAGCTAGCAAGTACTTCAAAGCCGCATGGTCTGAACATACTACCACTTTGGTTCCAAGTAAATAGGCCCAGAATTTATCCAAGGCAAAAATAATTGCTAAAAGTtccttttcagtggtagtatagtTAAATTGGGCACCATCTAatgtcttagaagcataagctatgatgtagggatccttaccttcgcgttgtgcaagcgccgctcctactgcatagtTAGATGCGTCGCACATAATCTCGAACAGCCTACTCCAATCAAGCCCTCTCACAATAGGAGCTTGGGTCAAGgaaatcttcagcttatcaaatgcttccgTACACTCTTCACTCAAGTCAAACTCTACATCTTTTTGCAATAAATGGGAAAGGGGTAGtgcaaccttactgaagtccttgatgaaccaccggtagaaacctgcataaCGAAGAAAAGAACAGACTTTCCTAagagaagaggggtaaggtaaaccagaaataacatCAACCTTTGTAGGATCCACAGATATACCAGTAATAGAAACAACGTGACCTAGAATAataccttgctttaccataaagtgacatttttcaaagttAAGCACAAGGTTTAAACTAGAACATCTTTCTAATACTCAAGCAAGACTATCCAAACAAAGGTCAAAAGAATTACCATAAATActaaatcatccataaatacttccatacagtgctcaagaagatccgaaaagatactcatcatgcacctttgaaacgtAGTCGATGCATTACGTAAACCAAAAGGCATTATTTTGTATGCAAACGTTCCAAAAGGGCATGTGAAATtggtttttccttgatcttccggagcaatatggatttgaaaataaccggtataaccatctaaaaagcaataatgtgatttaccggacaggcgatcaagcatttgatcgatgaatgGTAGTGGATAGTAATCCTTGCAAGTGGCCAAATTCAAGTGCCTGTAGTcgatgcaaactctccatgaattttgCACCCTTGTGGCCATGAGTTCCTGATAAACCccctttttagggtttatcttgtgttgaatttagagcattttgataaccttttctcacatttattcaatgaattagcatgattttgtgattgtctctttgtttgtgcttagatgtgaaaacatgctttttagacctttaatttgatgatttttatcttcctttgatttcactagatgccttgatgtgtttgctagtgatttcagattgaaaagggctaggaaaggatcaaaggagtgaaaggaaagcatacaaagtggagaattcatgaaaagccaaagatttggaaaacACCCATGGACGCACGCGTGCACTATGCGCCTACCCGTGGATCACGAAATACTCTAGGGGCGCGTACGCGCTAaaggccgcacgtgatttttaaagaagaactcgtgcctggcgattttggtgGTTTCTggccccatttggagctgagtttttggcggGAAAAGGATAAATAGACCAAGGAATAAAGGGGAAGGGGGGACCAAGACACACAAGACATTTTAGgcttagttttagttagttttagagagagatgctctcacttctctctaggattaggattaggattaggtttagggtaataatcttagatctagatttcaattcatgctttcatctacttttgcttctcaatttcttgttgttacattcatcattcttctattcttttgttgcaatttcctttatgttatTTCTATGCTTTCttatagatctactcttgttccttctattttcttccaattcaatttgaggtaattcataataattgtatttcttttgattgttgttattaattctttgcaattagttgttgttagattttattcttgttgcCAAATTACTATATTTTCCTtttttgccttccaagtgtttgatgaaatgcttggttggattttagagtagaattttatgctcttagcTTGGGAAGacaacttaggaactcttgagttactaatgtccaagtaattgatgattgggagccattgactctagttctcactaattcaattagtggagagttaggacttatggacttggattgatataactcatttgactttcctttactactatgttagaggatgacttaatgggattgatccttgccaattctcatgttgtggttagtgataaggatagagatccttgactgccaaaccttgccaagaccgctttatcatttacatttccatcgtcatttacttttcttgttccttaatcaaaaccccaaaatctACTTGTCCatggccaataacaagaacactaccctgcaatttctttgagagaggacccgaggttccaatactttggtttataaatttaggggtttgtacttgtgacaaacaatcttttgtatgaaaggatcattgtttggtttagaaactatacttgcaacgagaatatattgtgaattctaaaccgtcgaaaatccaatcatcag
This window contains:
- the LOC112721688 gene encoding uncharacterized protein — translated: MSPFRLVHRKACHLPVEVEHKAYRAVKECILGLEGAGVERKLQLEELEFIWLEAYEISRLYKEKVKVVHDQNIKRREFRAGDQVLLYNSRLRLMPSKLRSRWDGPYVVKKVEPYGVVHLSHPSSPTFFKVNGHWLKLYHGVKMKNNKELEIFLLKDDDWDLHWFGISQK